ACGAAGGTATATTTGCTCTAAATCAAAAAGTTGTTTCTCAAAAAAAAACTATGAAGAGGATATTGGCTTAGTTCCAAACATTATTGGCTACCATAAAAATGACAATGTTATAGAAGTTGGAACAGATTGTGATAGTAGCGAGGAAGAGAAAAGTGGTGAAACTGTGTCTACTGAATGTGATAGTGAAGAGTTGGAAGTGTTTAAAAAGCAAAAGAAACCTGATATCAGTGAAAAGTTAGACAAGTATAAGGATTTGGAGTATGGTATGACCTTTAGCAATCTGAAGGAAGCTAAACAGGTTATAGACTTCTATGCTGTTGCAAATAAGAGGGATATTAGAGTAAAGAAAAGTGACACAACTAGAGTTTGTTATTGTTGTGTTCTTGGTTGTCCCTTTCGATGCTCGATTTACAAGGATGGGAGAGATCAAGGTTTTAAGATCACGACCTTAAAGCAAGAACACACCTGTGATGAGACTTTTGAGAATAGGAGAGCTAAAGCTGGAATGTTATCTCATTATTTTAAGAAGTAAGTTCAGAATAACCCTAAATATAAGGTTAAAGACATGAAGATGGACTTGGAATCTCAATTGAGCCTTAATGTGAATGAGTCAAAGTTGAAGAGAGTTAAGAGGTTTGTGTTGGGCAAATTACATGGTAGTTGCGCTGATGATTATAACAAGTTGGAGGCGTACGCAGAAGAATTGAGGAGGAGTAATCCAGGAACTGATGTAGTGATCAATCTGTCAAGGGATGCTATGGAAGAAGGCAAAAGAAGATTTTTAAGGTTGTATATATGCTTTCAAGCCCTAAAGGAATGCTGGAAAGAAGGTTTGAGACCTTTTATAGGGCTGGATGGTACCtttttaaaaggaaaaagtaGGGGAATAATGTTGGTGGCAATGGGACAAGATTCAAGTAACCATTTCTATCCACTTGCTTGGGCAGTGGTAGATAAAGAAACTAAAAGAACTTGGAGCTGGTTTGTGGAGCTGCTGAAACACTCTTTGGATTTAATGTCTGGTGAAAATGTCACCTTTATATCCGATATGCAAAAGGTATTTCTTATTTAAGTTCATTACATCTTTATTTAGCtagttttcttttaatttataCGCAAACTAATCTGAATTTATGTTTTTGTAGGGTTTATTGGATGCTGTGCGTAATGTATGCCCGCAAGCAAATCACAGATGGTGCGTTAAGCATATTGAGGCTAATTGGAGCAAAAAATACCGAAGTGGAGAGATGAAAAAGCTTCTCTGGTGGTGTGCTTGGAGTACATATGAAGAGGAGTTCAAAGATCAGTTGAGGAAAATGGGTGAATTGAACGAGATGGCTGCTGTGGACTTGGTGAGCTATCCGCCAGAAAAATGGTGTAGAGCATATTTTGACACCAATTGCAAAAATTTAATGGTGGACAACAACTTCACAGAGTCTTTCAACTCATGGATTGTAGAGCCCAGGCAAAAACCAATTATAAAGATGCTTGAAGATATTCGGGTGAAGGTTAGAAAGTTTTATTGTTTTAAGTTCGGTAATGCTAGTTGGTATGAACAAGTGTTAGGTTTTTTAAAATCtctgttttcagttttttaaaattttctgTTTCATTTACTCTTGTATAGGTAATGAGCATGATAAGGAACCATGAGGCTGAAGTTAAAAGTTGGAATAATGAGTTTTCACCACATGCAATGAAGCTCTTTAAAGACTACAGGGTTATTGCCCAACAGTGTAAGGTTTAGTTCAATGGGGACTGAGGATATGAAGTGACTGAGGGTTTGGATAGGCATACAGTCAATATAGAGCTTAAGAGATGCACATGCAGAGTTTGGGACTTGTCTGGAATTCCATGTCCTCATGCCATCAAAGCATTTCTCCATAAAAAAATTGACCATGTTGCTCAAATACACTGGTGGTATTCTAAGGAAGCACATTTGTTGGTATATAGGCACAAGCTCCAACCTGTTAGGGGTGAAAACTTCTGGAAGATAGAGTCACGCCATGCCATGGAGCCCCCTACGTTGGTAGACCAAAGGTGAAGAGAACAAGAAAGAAGGATGAAGCTACGAATAGGCAGGGGATATGGTCAGCTTCTAGAAAAGGAATGTTGATGGCttgtggttattgtggtaaaCCAAACCACAACAGAAGAAAATGTCCATTGGTAACACTTATAACTTTGTAAAATCTATTCCCTTTCTACATCTAACTATgattatttaatattattttttccatGTAGCTCAATGGTAAACACAAGCACTTCTTTCAAGATGAAGGAAATTCCCAAGAATCTCAAGATGTGCCCTTGTCAGGACCACAAAACACTCAAGAAAGTGAATTTTTCTTCATCCCTGTACCTGATGTAAGTCAGAGCTCCATGGCAGCAGGGTATGATTCAGACCCTACTTTACATCCTAAGGTGGTGTCTGAAACTAATTTTAGACTTCACGAAAGGCTGAAGAAGCAAAATATTGGGACAAGAAAGATAACTTTCCAAGGAGATCACAATGGTGTATCAACGCCGGCCAACCTTCCATATTCACCAAGAAAAGTAACTTGGAAAGGTAAAGAAGCAATGACTTCAAACCAATTACAAGCTACAAGGGAGAAAAAAATTGGCAAACTTAAGCCTGTAGGGGGGCAAGGGGATGTAGGATTTGTTGTGTgtttactgttttttttttttttttggtgttatgTAAGGAGAGAAACATTGACTGCAAACAATTAGTGTTTTTGCTGATATGTACTCTTAATGGTTATTAGACAAGTAAATGTTGTGAACGGTAGTAAGTTTTTGGTTCAAACAGTTGTCTAATATCAGTATTGCAAAATGTTGACATTTGTTGATTTGGTTTAGTTGTGTTTAATGTTGATTTGGTTTACTTGCCAAGAAAATGTTTTCAGTTTTATTATGTCAAGTTATGGAGATTTTTTGAACCTTTTCATACTTTAGTTTTGAGCTGCTATTTATGCTAACTTTTTGTATCAATTTTTCGATTTCGTGGCATGTGGATCTATTTATGAGCAAAGGATATTGTATATGACGTTGCCTTCTACAACTATAAGTTCACACTAACATGAGATCCCAAAACCAATTCCATTAGCAAGGGATCCCAGGTCTTTATGTACACAAGCCAAAAACTTTGCAGAACCAACAGTTAGGAACCAATATGTATGGCTTACGAGCCTTTTGCAGAACATTAGTGAAAAATCTGCACAAATAGTAGCATTTTTGCACAACATAAACCTTAGTATTACATAGCAGAAATAACTTTACAGCAGAAACAAAAGATTTCAACACCAATAATACTTCAAAACTATCATAAAATCTGCTACATTACATAATTCATTCCTATTACTTTTCCTAGTCACTTGACTACATCATCCTAGCCATTACAAAGCCACAAAATAGCGGAAGATATAAGAAAAATCGTCTTCAACCTTTTCACTTTATCCTCCAACTTAGATATTTTTTAACATATATTAAGTTTATCCCCTCAATTGCATCCGCCATTTTTGTCAATTTATTTCTTTCATGGCGAAAGACGTCCAAAGAAGCAAAATTTAAGTTgcgcggactcttcactttcgttGCCGCACGCACCCGTGttggattctccaaaaatgcactacttttggagtgtCCGACACACGCCCGTCGATATATTTGAAGATTCCGAGTAACATAGCTTACAATTGTTGATCACCATTCCCAGTAACTAAATGACGAGGCCtgatcaaaacaaataaaataTTCAAACTACTATAAGCAATCTCAAGAATCTGGAGAaaaaaattctcaagaaaaatatATGAACCAAATTGAATTCTCAAAAGAATACTTACACCAGAACGAGGGCACTTGTAGAACCTCCGTCCGGCATTCATTGGAGTCCACGCCGTGAAATGATTGGCAAGCAATCTGCAGAGGCATCTACCCGACAAGCCTTGATCCCGAGAAGAAATAGATTTTTGGACATTGTACTTCTTTTTTCCCTTAATATTAATAGCAATAAATGAAAGAATGAAGAGGAGTAATTTAGAAATCTAATTAGAAGAAAGAAGACAACCCATTGAAGAAGGaaaaaagaaggaagaagaacTGAAGAAGAGAGTGAGACCCCTAATTGGAAGAAGAGATGCAAAAGTAATCGGCAATGTACATTTTAGCATATACCCATTTAGTTATGGGTGTTGGGTTTTTCATAACAGTTGGGTCGGATCCATGTCACCAATTCCAAGTCATTGCCATGTCACCAATTCCAAGTCATTGCCATGTCATACAGTTGTTAAAAAAGGGCAGTTTTAGACCTAAAAAAAACATTGAGGGCATTTTTGATCCAATAGATGGACGGAGAGCATTTTTGAACCATTTAGGATACGTTAAGGGCATTTTTGCCCCTTTTCCGTAGTAGTTATTACTACTACTTCCAATTTATATCTCTGCTATCCACCCTCCCCCCCCTCCCGGCCCCACACCCCCTCCCCTCATACACACTAAAAAAACAAccagatatatgtatatgtttatgtatatacacatatatacacgcATACACGGGCAAAAACACCTTTCCTCAAGCGGTGTTATGGAACATGTTTTAAGTCGATCATTTTactagatatgtatatataaataccaACTAAAATGAAAATATTAGGTATATGAACAATTGACAATTataatgatttatttatttatttacttcttcaaatattgatattgttatatatatatatatatatatatatatatatatatatatatacgtgataCGTGCACATCCATTCCAGTTCACTGAAACTTTACGTTGATTGCAATTAGAAAAGATCGATGCTATTTTTTAATGATATTTGAAAACCTTTATGTATAAGTCTAGCACATACGTTAAATAAACTAATTAGCGTTTAACTTCAGTATAATTGATTGATCAAACAAACcaaaacaacacacacatatagcaAGAGAAATTTATCTGTGTCTATCTCTTTTATTAGAAGTAGAAGATGAATAAGTTATTTGACGCCAATATAGGTGAGTTTTATGGGCTTGCATATATTCATGTGCCCAACTACACTTGCATTTCTTCAACTTTTTTAGAATGAACACTATCTGCCATTTATCATTCTCCTAAAATAACATGAATAAAACATGTGAGACTTTTAAGTCTTAAAACTATCTCATGTTAGTTTACAGTTTAAAGAGTTAGTAATAATATTAAACCGTTTTTTCTAAAAGTGGCCTTTGACTCGAAGCTGCACATATATGTCATTAAACAGTTTTTTCTAAAAGAAAAATATAGCTATTGCAGTTTAATTCGAGATTAATAACTTAAAATTTTAATCATGAATCCACCTCTACTCAAGTTCCTTGTTTTACTAGGTGGAGAGGTAATTAAGCTGGAATAAGAATAATATGTAGCAACTCTTTTTCTTAGTTTTCTGTCATCGTTAGTCTTACAGGTGATGGGCTTATGTAAAACGTCCATTATTCACTGAATTGGGCACGGCCCAAAAAGTCTTGCGTTCACTAGTTACTTTTGGTGCGAATTGTCCtccttttggggtggtctttaaattttgtccctcaaattgctggtctttaagttttgtccttcgcctaaaaccCATGAATTTCAGGTTCGAATccctgctcagtcaaaaatttaaaggTATGCGTGCAGGTTTAATTTATACAATCATAGTACACAATATCTATGTTAGGATAGAGGAAGACTAAGACATTTTATGTCTAGCTAGAGATTAATTTTAGGGTCCgcaacttttttaacccaaaaagtgTCAAAAGGTACCAAAATAACCCCCCAAAAAAGAAGTGACCGAACTACCTTTtgtgcactaatttagtgcgcaatagggcaAAACTGCAGTGCGCAATAGGACCAAACTGCAATTTTGCAGTTTtgccctattgcgcactaaattagtgcgcaatagctaggttttttttttccacaCAATTTTAAAGCTCTCAAATTCATGTCTTTTTCATACTTTGACgcaagattagtcatgtttcaaaactccgaaatattaatattttatatagaacttgatatctttttttgcggacaataatgtcggctcattacatcaagtttatctaacgtttggatcgtcgttttaggggttgtaaagtgccccgaagtaagttttgtttgtttgaatcttgTTATGTTTAGGTTTAAgtctttttattttataaggttttgtttcaagagttttattttttagtcaaggcattacttTTTTTTCGAGaggttcaaaataattcattcaatacgagaggttcaaaataattcattggaataaccaaataatacatcattatttacaataacaaaatattttaaaaaatacatcAAGTACGGGAGGCTCTTGTATTACGAGACGTAGTTGCACCACCACGGCCTCGTAGGCTACACAAACGCTTATCATGGCCAAACTGCTTACACGTCGAGCACCTTCGAGAGTATGTCCTATCcggaacatccatttgattgggaatTCGAGTTCGTACGTTAACCCGAATTTTACGGATAtactccttgttagcaaccattgaaaatgaATCAtctggccaataagcttgatcaccaagcGGGTAGAAGCGGCCTTCATATGCTTTAGCGTAACTTTTGGCGCTGTATTCCGatgccacataacttgttaccatATTTCTCATTGCCTCGAAACACTTGACaacatgagaacacggcatgtggtatgTTTGCCATTTACCACAACTGCACGTTCTCATGCCCTCATAAACAGTATGTATGTTTCCTCCCTTACCATTGTAATAACCTGTTGTGATTTCATACACACGTTCAATCGTGCCATACTCGGTCATCTTATGCAGCTGACTTTTTTGCCTGTGATGCTCCATCATTTTGAaaggttttggcatccatctgcCACCCTTTGCTAATATGGCTCTGGCTTGCTTGGTTCATGTCACAAACCACTCCACAACTTGCATGAAAGTCATTCTTACCATTGCAGTAACGGGTAGTCCCCAAGCGGATTTTAgcaaaccattgaatgactccgagctgtttgttgtgagcatccCCCAACTCCCGCCTTCATCAGCGTGTAATGTCCATTTTTTAACTTTGATTTTCTTCAACCAAGTATATGCTTCTGGACTCACTTCCTTGATCGTCTCTATCCTCGCAAGCCATTTtttttgttgatgctccatcgcagccgcCCACATTAATTTGTTGAGTGTGCTGTTTCCGAACTTTGTTTGAAAATTTGCCTTGATGTGCCTTAACAACATCGATGGTAAGCAAAGGGAGGTTTTCACCCCTCCAAAGTAGCCATGCAGTGCATTATGCCTTGATGTTTATCAGATATCACGCATATGcccatacgatccttaataaTATGCCGCCTCAAATGTGTCAAAAAcatcccccatgtgtcgttgctctcgttagcggcaattgcgaaagcaagagggaatatcgacacattggcatccattcctactgCAATGAGTAGTTTGATGTCGTatgcaccatatacatgcgtgcCATCTATGGATATGACTGGCCGGCAGTGACCAAAACCATCAATagatggtttgaatgcccaaaacacataaTTGAAAATTGTACCGCCCTGAAGCCTCCACTCTACAACAGTTCCTGCATTGAATTTTTGTAGAGATGCCATATACCTCGGCAgcgtcttgaaagagccctcccaat
The nucleotide sequence above comes from Lycium barbarum isolate Lr01 chromosome 3, ASM1917538v2, whole genome shotgun sequence. Encoded proteins:
- the LOC132632368 gene encoding uncharacterized protein LOC132632368, encoding MKMDLESQLSLNVNESKLKRVKRFVLGKLHGSCADDYNKLEAYAEELRRSNPGTDVVINLSRDAMEEGKRRFLRLYICFQALKECWKEGLRPFIGLDGTFLKGKSRGIMLVAMGQDSSNHFYPLAWAVVDKETKRTWSWFVELLKHSLDLMSGENVTFISDMQKGLLDAVRNVCPQANHRWCVKHIEANWSKKYRSGEMKKLLWWCAWSTYEEEFKDQLRKMGELNEMAAVDLVSYPPEKWCRAYFDTNCKNLMVDNNFTESFNSWIVEPRQKPIIKMLEDIRVKVMSMIRNHEAEVKSWNNEFSPHAMKLFKDYRVIAQQCKV